From Actinoplanes oblitus, a single genomic window includes:
- the tyrS gene encoding tyrosine--tRNA ligase, with translation MWRGLIQDSTDPDELRKALDGGSITFYVGFDPTAASLHVGHLMQVITARRLQQAGHKPLLLVGGATGQIGDPRESAERTLNPPEVVESWVRRIREQLSPFVTYTGENAATLVNNLDWTGPTSVIDFLRDVGKHFPVNKMLARDVVRNRLESGISFTEFSYQLLQSNDFYQLHVRNGCQLQFGGSDQWGNITAGVDFVRRRGAGPVHAFVTPLVLKADGTKFGKTEGGAVWLDPTMTTPYSFYQFWINSDDRDVDKYLRYFSFKTREELEELEKATAERPQARLAQRALAEEITALVHGEAEARQAVAASQALFGRGSLDELSADTLRAALTEAGLLSVRGELPTVGTLLKESGLVASANEARRTISEGGAYLNNERITDGEATVPASALLHGRFLVLRRGKRTFAGVEFSA, from the coding sequence ATGTGGCGCGGACTGATCCAGGACTCGACCGACCCCGACGAGCTGCGCAAGGCACTCGACGGCGGCTCGATCACGTTCTATGTCGGCTTCGACCCCACCGCCGCCTCGCTGCACGTCGGTCACCTCATGCAGGTCATCACCGCGCGGCGCCTGCAGCAGGCCGGGCACAAGCCGCTGCTGCTGGTCGGCGGCGCGACCGGGCAGATCGGCGACCCGCGCGAGTCCGCCGAGCGCACGCTGAACCCGCCGGAGGTGGTGGAGAGCTGGGTGCGGCGCATCCGCGAGCAGCTCTCCCCGTTCGTCACCTACACCGGGGAGAACGCCGCCACCCTGGTCAACAACCTGGACTGGACCGGCCCGACCTCGGTCATCGACTTCCTGCGCGACGTCGGCAAGCACTTCCCGGTCAACAAGATGCTGGCCCGCGACGTGGTGCGCAACCGGCTGGAGAGCGGGATCAGCTTCACCGAGTTCAGCTACCAGCTGCTGCAGTCCAACGACTTCTACCAGCTGCACGTGCGTAACGGCTGCCAGCTGCAGTTCGGCGGCTCCGACCAGTGGGGCAACATCACCGCGGGCGTCGACTTCGTCCGCCGCCGCGGGGCCGGCCCGGTGCACGCCTTCGTCACCCCGCTGGTGCTCAAGGCCGACGGCACCAAGTTCGGCAAGACCGAGGGCGGCGCCGTCTGGCTCGACCCCACGATGACCACGCCGTACTCCTTCTACCAGTTCTGGATCAACAGCGACGACCGGGACGTCGACAAGTACCTGCGCTACTTCAGCTTCAAGACCCGCGAGGAGCTGGAGGAGCTGGAGAAAGCGACAGCCGAGCGCCCGCAGGCCCGGCTCGCGCAGCGCGCCCTCGCCGAGGAGATCACCGCGCTGGTGCACGGCGAGGCGGAGGCCCGGCAGGCCGTCGCGGCCAGCCAGGCACTCTTCGGGCGAGGTTCGCTCGACGAGCTGTCCGCCGACACGTTGCGCGCCGCTCTCACCGAGGCAGGACTGCTTTCGGTACGCGGTGAGCTGCCGACCGTTGGCACGTTGCTCAAGGAGTCGGGTCTGGTGGCCAGCGCCAACGAGGCCCGCCGCACGATCAGCGAGGGCGGCGCCTACCTGAACAACGAGCGGATCACCGACGGGGAGGCGACAGTGCCCGCGTCCGCGCTGCTGCACGGGAGGTTCCTGGTGCTGCGGCGGGGCAAGCGGACCTTCGCCGGCGTGGAGTTCTCGGCCTGA
- a CDS encoding polyphosphate kinase 2 family protein produces MGHLGSAKPPHEIGKKKAAARLEEAQQRLLRLRLMLGGQIGDKRIGPPLCVLFEGWDASGKGGAIKRLVAPLDPRHVRVSQFAAPTYDEKRHHFLQRFWAVLPGAGGMTVFDRSWYGRVLVERVEGFASEEQWKRAYDEINQFERALTAEGMILIKFWMHVSDQEQLRRFEDRKNDPLRTWKLTDEDWRNREKREAYAEAIEEMLDRTDQPKARWHVIPGDDKGYARLAVVEQVCHVVEKRLAKLGALA; encoded by the coding sequence ATGGGTCACCTGGGTAGCGCGAAACCGCCGCACGAGATCGGCAAGAAGAAGGCAGCGGCCCGTCTCGAGGAGGCGCAGCAGCGGCTTCTCCGGTTGCGGCTGATGCTGGGCGGGCAGATCGGCGACAAGCGGATCGGGCCGCCGCTCTGTGTGCTCTTCGAGGGCTGGGACGCGTCCGGCAAGGGTGGGGCGATCAAACGGCTGGTCGCGCCGCTGGACCCTCGGCACGTACGGGTGTCGCAGTTCGCCGCGCCGACCTACGACGAGAAACGGCACCACTTCCTGCAGCGGTTCTGGGCCGTGCTGCCCGGCGCCGGCGGTATGACCGTGTTCGATCGCTCCTGGTACGGCCGGGTGCTGGTCGAACGGGTCGAGGGCTTCGCCAGCGAGGAGCAGTGGAAGCGGGCCTACGACGAGATCAACCAGTTCGAGCGGGCGCTCACCGCCGAGGGCATGATCCTGATCAAATTCTGGATGCACGTCTCCGACCAGGAGCAGCTGCGGCGCTTCGAGGACCGGAAGAACGATCCGTTGCGGACGTGGAAGCTGACCGACGAGGACTGGCGCAACCGGGAGAAGCGGGAGGCGTACGCCGAGGCGATCGAGGAGATGCTGGACCGCACCGATCAGCCGAAGGCGCGCTGGCACGTGATTCCCGGGGACGACAAGGGGTACGCCCGGCTCGCGGTGGTGGAGCAGGTCTGCCATGTGGTGGAGAAGCGGCTCGCCAAGCTCGGGGCGTTGGCCTGA
- the ptsP gene encoding phosphoenolpyruvate--protein phosphotransferase: MPERLSGIGVSAGVAAGPLLRIAAAPALPPPVPVTDAPSEVSRAFDALAAVVADLERRADRASEATVAEVLRAEALMAGDEELRDAVRSRIEEGVDAPHAIDGAFGTFREMFAEAGGYLAERVADLDDLRDRAVAVLLGLPMPGVPRPGHPYVLAARDLAPADTADLDPAQVLALVTEVGGPTSHTAILARALGLPAVVACRGVSAVAEHTLVEVDGSTGRVEVGVTGVRFAAREADPLDALGPGRTADGHAVKLLANVGSAKDLPRAEGIGLFRTELLFLDRAAEPSRKEQAAAYRDVFRGMPGQRVVIRTLDAGADKPLPFLDQDGEPNPALGVRGLRVARRRPEVLTTQLAAIAEAAAGSEADVWVMAPMVSTPAEAASFAAAVREAGLPTAGVMIEVPAAALRAADLLEVVDFLSIGTNDLSQYTFAADRMCGELADLLDFWQPALLQLIGICGAAGRAAGKPVGVCGEAAADPALAPVLAGLGVSSLSMSARALPGVRASLARYSYAECRRLAELAVAAPDAVAAREVVGKVVG, from the coding sequence ATGCCTGAGCGCCTGTCGGGTATCGGGGTGTCCGCGGGTGTCGCCGCCGGTCCGCTGCTGCGGATCGCGGCGGCGCCGGCGCTGCCCCCGCCGGTGCCGGTCACCGACGCGCCGTCCGAGGTGTCACGCGCCTTCGACGCCCTCGCCGCGGTGGTCGCCGACCTGGAACGGCGGGCGGACCGGGCGTCCGAGGCGACGGTGGCCGAGGTACTGCGGGCCGAGGCGCTGATGGCCGGGGACGAGGAGTTGCGCGACGCGGTCCGGTCGCGGATCGAGGAGGGCGTCGACGCGCCGCACGCGATCGACGGGGCGTTCGGCACGTTCCGCGAGATGTTCGCCGAGGCGGGCGGGTACCTCGCGGAGCGGGTCGCGGATCTGGACGATCTGCGGGACCGGGCGGTGGCGGTACTGCTCGGGCTGCCGATGCCGGGGGTGCCGCGGCCCGGCCATCCGTACGTGCTGGCCGCCCGCGACCTGGCACCGGCGGACACCGCGGATCTCGACCCGGCTCAGGTGCTCGCGCTGGTGACCGAGGTGGGCGGGCCCACGAGTCACACCGCGATTCTGGCGCGGGCGCTCGGGTTGCCGGCGGTGGTGGCGTGCCGCGGGGTGTCGGCGGTCGCGGAGCACACCCTGGTGGAGGTGGACGGGTCCACCGGCCGGGTCGAGGTGGGCGTGACGGGCGTTCGATTCGCGGCGAGAGAAGCGGATCCGCTGGATGCCCTCGGTCCGGGCCGCACCGCCGACGGGCACGCGGTGAAACTACTGGCCAACGTCGGCTCGGCGAAGGACCTGCCTCGCGCCGAGGGCATCGGCCTCTTCCGCACCGAACTGCTCTTCCTCGACCGGGCCGCCGAGCCCAGCCGGAAGGAGCAGGCCGCCGCCTACCGGGACGTCTTCCGCGGGATGCCCGGACAACGCGTGGTGATCCGCACCCTGGACGCCGGCGCGGACAAGCCACTGCCGTTCCTCGACCAGGACGGCGAGCCCAATCCGGCTCTCGGCGTCCGCGGCCTCCGGGTGGCCCGGCGGCGCCCGGAGGTGCTGACCACCCAGCTCGCCGCGATCGCCGAGGCGGCCGCCGGCAGCGAGGCGGACGTCTGGGTGATGGCGCCGATGGTCTCCACGCCGGCCGAGGCGGCGTCCTTCGCGGCCGCCGTACGCGAGGCCGGGCTGCCCACCGCCGGCGTGATGATCGAGGTGCCGGCCGCCGCGCTGCGCGCCGCCGACCTGCTGGAGGTGGTCGACTTCCTGAGCATCGGGACCAACGACCTGAGTCAGTACACGTTCGCCGCCGACCGGATGTGCGGGGAGTTGGCGGACCTGCTCGACTTCTGGCAGCCGGCGCTGCTCCAGCTGATCGGGATCTGCGGGGCGGCGGGGCGGGCCGCCGGGAAGCCGGTCGGGGTGTGCGGGGAGGCGGCGGCGGATCCGGCGCTGGCTCCGGTGCTGGCTGGACTCGGGGTGAGCAGCCTGTCCATGTCGGCTCGGGCGCTTCCCGGGGTGCGGGCCTCGCTGGCGCGGTATTCGTACGCGGAATGTCGTCGCCTCGCGGAGCTGGCGGTGGCCGCGCCGGATGCGGTGGCCGCGCGCGAGGTCGTGGGCAAGGTCGTGGGCTGA
- a CDS encoding HPr family phosphocarrier protein, with translation MSTRTVAVGSASGLHARPAKLFVEAAAAAPVKVTIQVAGRKPVPAKSMLSVLALGAKQGTEVTLQADGEGAEQALDDLAALLARDLDADDA, from the coding sequence ATGTCCACACGTACGGTCGCCGTCGGCTCCGCCAGCGGCTTGCACGCCCGCCCCGCCAAACTCTTCGTGGAGGCGGCAGCGGCGGCGCCGGTGAAGGTCACCATCCAGGTGGCCGGCCGCAAGCCGGTGCCGGCCAAGAGCATGCTGTCGGTGCTCGCGCTCGGCGCCAAGCAGGGCACCGAGGTGACCCTGCAAGCCGACGGCGAGGGCGCCGAGCAGGCGTTGGACGACCTGGCCGCGCTGCTCGCCAGGGATCTGGACGCCGACGATGCCTGA
- a CDS encoding zinc-dependent dehydrogenase, giving the protein MKVVRFHAPGDVRFEDVPEPEAGPGQVKIRVRNCSTCGTDVKISKFGHHHIHPPRVMGHEIAGEIVTVGDGVEGWAAGDRVQVIAAIPCGKCDECRRGRMTICLNQVSMGYHFEGGFAQYMVVPEEVLEVDGLNRIPDGVSFAEASVAEPLACALNAQNLARVGDGDDVVVIGSGPIGCLHVRLARARGAARVFLVELSRQRLDMAADLVKPDAAICAAEVDPIERVLELTGGRGADVIITAAASGKAQEQALRMAARQGRISFFGGLPKDQPTITCDSNLVHYRELMIIGANGSSPAHNRQALDLVATGAVPVADLITHRLPLDRAIEAFGIVERGEAIKVTIEP; this is encoded by the coding sequence GTGAAGGTCGTGCGATTCCACGCACCCGGCGACGTCCGGTTCGAGGACGTGCCGGAGCCCGAGGCCGGCCCGGGCCAGGTGAAGATCCGGGTACGGAACTGCTCCACCTGCGGCACCGACGTGAAGATCTCCAAGTTCGGGCACCACCACATCCACCCGCCCCGGGTGATGGGTCACGAGATCGCTGGGGAGATCGTCACGGTCGGCGACGGCGTCGAGGGCTGGGCGGCCGGTGACCGGGTTCAGGTGATCGCCGCGATCCCCTGCGGCAAGTGCGACGAGTGCCGGCGCGGCCGGATGACCATCTGCCTGAACCAGGTGTCGATGGGCTACCACTTCGAGGGCGGCTTCGCGCAGTACATGGTCGTACCGGAAGAGGTCCTCGAGGTCGACGGCCTGAACCGGATCCCGGACGGTGTCTCGTTCGCCGAGGCGTCGGTGGCCGAGCCGCTCGCCTGCGCGCTCAACGCGCAGAATCTCGCCCGGGTCGGTGACGGTGACGACGTGGTGGTCATCGGCTCCGGCCCGATCGGCTGCCTGCACGTCCGGCTGGCCCGGGCCCGCGGCGCCGCCCGGGTCTTCCTGGTCGAGCTCAGCCGGCAGCGTCTGGACATGGCCGCCGACCTGGTCAAGCCGGACGCGGCGATCTGCGCGGCCGAGGTCGACCCGATCGAGAGGGTCCTCGAGCTCACCGGCGGGCGCGGCGCCGACGTGATCATCACGGCCGCCGCCTCCGGCAAGGCGCAGGAGCAGGCCCTTCGGATGGCGGCCCGGCAGGGGCGGATCAGCTTCTTCGGCGGGCTGCCCAAGGACCAGCCGACGATCACCTGCGACTCGAACCTCGTGCACTACCGGGAACTGATGATCATCGGCGCGAACGGGTCCAGCCCGGCGCACAACAGGCAGGCCCTCGACCTGGTGGCCACCGGCGCCGTCCCGGTCGCCGACCTGATCACCCACCGGTTGCCGCTCGACCGGGCGATCGAGGCGTTCGGCATCGTCGAGCGCGGCGAGGCCATCAAGGTCACCATCGAGCCCTAG
- a CDS encoding PTS sugar transporter subunit IIA, producing the protein MSELLDRRAIRLAETAADRDDAIRRTGLALVEIGAVDPGYVDTMLARERSISTYVGEGVAIPHGTLGGKELVRRDALSVLRFPETVDWDGEPVTLCVGIAAKGDGHVELLAALAEILLDEEAARELREATDPSTVIRLLGSIKEESE; encoded by the coding sequence ATGTCTGAGCTGCTGGACCGCCGGGCGATCAGGCTCGCCGAGACGGCGGCGGACCGCGACGACGCGATCCGCCGTACCGGCCTGGCACTCGTCGAGATCGGCGCGGTCGACCCGGGCTACGTGGACACCATGCTGGCCCGGGAGCGGTCGATCTCCACGTACGTCGGGGAGGGTGTCGCCATCCCGCACGGCACCCTCGGCGGCAAGGAACTGGTGCGTCGGGACGCGCTGTCGGTGCTGCGCTTCCCGGAGACCGTGGACTGGGACGGCGAGCCGGTGACGCTGTGTGTGGGCATCGCCGCCAAGGGGGACGGGCACGTCGAGCTGCTCGCCGCCCTCGCCGAGATCCTGCTCGACGAGGAGGCGGCCCGCGAACTGCGCGAGGCCACCGATCCATCAACGGTGATCCGGTTGCTCGGGTCGATCAAGGAGGAGTCCGAGTGA
- a CDS encoding PTS sugar transporter subunit IIB: MATINGKDIHKLVVACDAGMGSSVMLASTLKKQLGKTGVTVEHTPVNSIPGDADVVVCHAGLAARARSVAPGKPIVPFQIFLGDPAVTKVVKAIQQGTDLDV; encoded by the coding sequence ATGGCCACCATCAACGGCAAGGACATCCACAAGCTGGTCGTCGCCTGCGACGCCGGCATGGGCAGCAGCGTCATGCTCGCCAGCACGCTCAAGAAGCAGCTCGGCAAGACCGGCGTCACCGTCGAGCACACCCCGGTCAACTCCATCCCGGGCGACGCCGACGTGGTGGTCTGCCACGCCGGGCTGGCCGCCCGGGCCCGCTCGGTGGCACCCGGCAAGCCGATCGTGCCGTTCCAGATCTTCCTGGGTGACCCGGCGGTCACCAAGGTGGTCAAGGCCATCCAGCAGGGCACCGACCTCGATGTCTGA